TCTTTAATGGCGCGTAGCGCGTGGATTACTTCACGCTGGCGGTCAGCAGTTTTGTTGTGAGTTGCAAGCGCCCGGTATTAACCGGGCGTGGCAACGAGAGCGAGGCCTAACGAGATTTACTTGCCTGCGGCTTGGCCGAGCAGTCGTGTGACCGCTGCGACGTATTCAGCGGGGTTCGGGAGCGGAGATCCTTCGGCAAGCAAAGCCTGACCGTAGAGGGCCTTCGGCCAATCGCCCAGATCTTCCTTGGCTTCGGCTTTCTTCTTGAGCATTTCGCAAATCGGGTGCGTCGGGTTGATTTCCAGGATGCGCTTGCTCTTCGGCAAGTTCTTCTGGCCCATGGCCTTCATCATGCGTTCCATCTGGGCGCTCATGGCGTCTTCGCTGGTCACGAGGCAGCAGGGGCTGTCCTTCAGGCGGCTAGACACGCGGACTTCCTTGATGTCTTCGTCCAAGACCTTCTGCAGGTTTTCGCAGAGGCCCTTGAAGATACCCTTGTTAGCTTCTTCAGCCTTCTTTTCGTCTTCGGTCTTTTCGAAATCCACGTCGCCGCGGGCGATGTCGTGGAATTTCTTGTCGCCGAATTCCTGGAGGCTAGACATCATGAATTCATCGATGCCGTCGCTCATGAGCAACACTTCGTAGCCCTTGGCCTTGAAGGCTTCGAGCATCGGGTTAGACTTCACGGCGTTCTTGTCGCCGATGAGGTAGTAGATTTCCTTCTGGCCTTCCGGCATGCGCTTCACGTATTCGTCGAGGCCCACGAGAGCATCGCCTTCGGTCTTGGTGCTTTCGAAACGGAGCAACTTCTTGAGTTCGTCAAGATGTTCCCAGTTCATGTAGAAGCCTTCCTTAAGGACCATACCGAGTTCGCGCCACCAGGCGTTGTACTTCGCGGCATCCTTGTCGGCCATGTTCTGCAAGGCGTCGAGCACCTTCTTGATGACATGCTTACGGATGTTGGTGATAATCTTGTTGTTCTGCAAGATTTCACGGGACACGTTCAGCGGCAAGTCTTCGCTATCGACCACGCCGCGCACAAAGCGGAGCCAAGGCGGCAGCAAGTCCTTGCAGTCGTCCATGATAAAGACTTTCTTCACGTAGAGCTTGAGGCCGTGCAAAGCGTCGTTGTGCCAAATGTTGAACGGAGCCTTCGACGGAATGTACACGAGGCTCCAGAATTCCTGGGAACCTTCGGCGTGGCTGTGGCTCCATGCGGCCGGTTCGTCGGCTTCGTGGCTGATGACGTTGTAGAAATCCTTGTACTGTTCTTCGGTGACTTCCTTTTCGCTCTGGCGCCAAAGAGCCTGCTTTTCGTTCAGGCGTTCTTCGGGCTTTTCTTCGATTTCACCCTTGTCATTCTTCGTTGCTTCAGGGTGGAAATAAATGCCGTAGCTCACGAAACCGCTGTACTTCTGGACAATATCCTTGATCTTCCATTCGCTGGCAAAGTCGCCCGCGTCTTCGTCATCCTTCAGGTACAAAGTAATCTTGGTGCCCACCTTGTCCAGCGGGGCTTCGGAAATCTCGAAGTCGCCGGTGCCTTCGGAGGACCACAGGTAACCTTGCTTTTCGCCGGCCTTAAGGGTCAACACTTCGACCTTTTTAGCGACCATGAACACGGAGTAGAAACCCACACCGAACTGGCCAATCAGATCGACGCTGCCCTTGTCGCCTTCCTTCAAATTCTTGATAAAGTTCTTGGTGCCGCTACGGGCGATGGTGCCGAGGCAGTTGATCAAGTCTTCCTTGTTCATGCCGATACCGTTGTCTTCCACAACGATGCGCTTACCTTCCTTGTTCACCGAAATATCGATGCGCAGCTGCGTGCCCTGCGGCAGAAGGTCGGCGTTGGAGAGGGAAAGGAAACGGCGCTTGTCCAGGGCGTCCGCCGCGTTCGAAACCAGTTCGCGGAGGAAGATTTCCTTGTTGCTGTAAAGGGAGTTAATCATCAAGTTCAGCATGTCGCGAACTTCAGTCTGGAATTCCATCTTCTCTGTTGCCATTATTTATCTCCATTTATCGTTAAAATTTGAAGCAGATTAGCAAAATCACGTTTCATTTTGAAACAAATTTACAATCTTGCCTTGTTTCCGCACTTATATATGCAAGAACCGTGCCAGTTAGCACGGAACAATTGCATCTATTCTTGAATTGAAAGCACCCTCAAAGGGGCTATTACAGCCAGCTGAAGATATTATTGGTCTCTTCAAGCTTGGGCAAAATGGAATGAGCGGCGAGCTTTTCGGTATTGCGCAAAATCGCCTTGCATGCTTCGGCAAAAAGTGCATGTCCATTATTGTAATGGTCGTCCAGACGACGGCGTGCATAGCCGTCTGCCGAGTGGTTGTGAATCATGAACGCCCAGTCCGAAGACTGGAACAGCATCAGTTCGCGTTCCATCTGCTTGATGTAGCGGGTCAAAAGCTTTCCACGCGGAGAGCTAGTTCCCATTTTTTCGCGGATCGACATCAGGTGGTCAATCATCGCGCGCAAGCGGTAAGATTGCGGATAGTACTTATCGGTTTCGCCGTTAATCCAAACGGAACCGAATCCGCCTTCGCCCCAGCTGGAGAAAGCCGGTTCATGGGCATCGGGATCAGCGGAAGATGTCATCACCTGGTCAGCACCGGCAAATTCGATGACCGACGAAGAAGCGGCGCGTTCCAGCATCGCCTCGAGGAACAGGGGGCCTTCGAACCACCAGTGTCCAAAAAGTTCTGCGTCGTAGGGGCAAAGCATCGCGGCCTTGTTGCCGTCCATGTTCACGAGCAATTCCGAAATTGTCGCTTCGCGGTTCACCACGAACAGATGCGCATGATCTTCGGCGAGTTTCATCGCATTCCAGGGGCGGTACAGCTCCTTTTTCTCGCCACCAGTAATGCGGTTATACTTAAAGCCCGAATCGATCGGCGTATCGCCCGCGAAGAAGTATTCGCCCAGGTAATCGCGCGGGCGATCTTTTGCGATGTCGGTGAAAAATTCGCGGTACTCGGGGTGGCCCGGATAACCTGTGCGGCGGCTCCACACTTCCATGGAGCTTTTCTGTTCGCGGCCCATGCAGTAAAGTCCCTGCGTGGTCTTGAGCGGAGTAAACACGCCGTACTTGGGCGTAGGCGTCGCGAGGAGAGCGCCGTGCGTTTCCAAGAAGAAATAGTGCAAGCCGAATTCGGCGAGGAACTTGTCGAGTCCCGGGAAATATCCACATTCGGGGAGCCACACGCCCATGGGCTTACGTCCAAAGGCGCGTTCAAAACAGCGTACCGTCACGTCGAGTTGCATCCGAATCGACGCAGGATCACTCTGGTAAGCCGGCAGGAACGGGTGCGTTCCTACGCAAGTGAGCAAATTCAGCTTGCCGGCCTTTTCAAGTTCCAAAAATTCCGCGAGCAGGTTGCGATGGATGCGGTTTTCCCACAAGTCCATCAGCGTCTGCTGGCGCGAAAGGTAAAACCTAGAAAGTTGCTCCAGCTCCGTTCCGGCGTTGCGAGCCACTTCCTTTTCAATCAGTTCGAGCTGCTTTTTCAAATGCTCCGAGAACTTTTCAATCAAGTTCTCGTCCGAAAGCATCTCGATTAACGGAGGAGAAACACTCAAGTTGAGCGTCCCAGGAACGCCCTTTTCCAAAAGGCGCCGCATCGCCTGCACCAAGGGCAGGTACGTCTCGGCAATAGCTTCAAACAGCCAATTCTCTTCGAAAAAGCGCTTAAATTCCGGATGCCGCACAAAAGGCAAATGTGCATGCATCAGGAAGATGATTTTTCCGGGAGCTCCCATGAGTCGTTATTACTCCGTACGCTTCACCACGATCGGCACGATTGTCGTCGGGAAATCGCCATCCTTGTCAGTAGCGAACACCGGAATAATCTTCGTGCAATCGGGCAGGTCTTCTTCAAAGCTGAAAGTGCCATCCGGATTCAGCGGGAACGGTTCGCCG
The DNA window shown above is from uncultured Fibrobacter sp. and carries:
- a CDS encoding 1,4-alpha-glucan branching protein domain-containing protein, coding for MGAPGKIIFLMHAHLPFVRHPEFKRFFEENWLFEAIAETYLPLVQAMRRLLEKGVPGTLNLSVSPPLIEMLSDENLIEKFSEHLKKQLELIEKEVARNAGTELEQLSRFYLSRQQTLMDLWENRIHRNLLAEFLELEKAGKLNLLTCVGTHPFLPAYQSDPASIRMQLDVTVRCFERAFGRKPMGVWLPECGYFPGLDKFLAEFGLHYFFLETHGALLATPTPKYGVFTPLKTTQGLYCMGREQKSSMEVWSRRTGYPGHPEYREFFTDIAKDRPRDYLGEYFFAGDTPIDSGFKYNRITGGEKKELYRPWNAMKLAEDHAHLFVVNREATISELLVNMDGNKAAMLCPYDAELFGHWWFEGPLFLEAMLERAASSSVIEFAGADQVMTSSADPDAHEPAFSSWGEGGFGSVWINGETDKYYPQSYRLRAMIDHLMSIREKMGTSSPRGKLLTRYIKQMERELMLFQSSDWAFMIHNHSADGYARRRLDDHYNNGHALFAEACKAILRNTEKLAAHSILPKLEETNNIFSWL
- the htpG gene encoding molecular chaperone HtpG, giving the protein MATEKMEFQTEVRDMLNLMINSLYSNKEIFLRELVSNAADALDKRRFLSLSNADLLPQGTQLRIDISVNKEGKRIVVEDNGIGMNKEDLINCLGTIARSGTKNFIKNLKEGDKGSVDLIGQFGVGFYSVFMVAKKVEVLTLKAGEKQGYLWSSEGTGDFEISEAPLDKVGTKITLYLKDDEDAGDFASEWKIKDIVQKYSGFVSYGIYFHPEATKNDKGEIEEKPEERLNEKQALWRQSEKEVTEEQYKDFYNVISHEADEPAAWSHSHAEGSQEFWSLVYIPSKAPFNIWHNDALHGLKLYVKKVFIMDDCKDLLPPWLRFVRGVVDSEDLPLNVSREILQNNKIITNIRKHVIKKVLDALQNMADKDAAKYNAWWRELGMVLKEGFYMNWEHLDELKKLLRFESTKTEGDALVGLDEYVKRMPEGQKEIYYLIGDKNAVKSNPMLEAFKAKGYEVLLMSDGIDEFMMSSLQEFGDKKFHDIARGDVDFEKTEDEKKAEEANKGIFKGLCENLQKVLDEDIKEVRVSSRLKDSPCCLVTSEDAMSAQMERMMKAMGQKNLPKSKRILEINPTHPICEMLKKKAEAKEDLGDWPKALYGQALLAEGSPLPNPAEYVAAVTRLLGQAAGK